The genomic window CCTATTCTTGTCAacctgactacatctggaattaactaaaacccaaatgactGGACATGCCTGTGAggaatttttaagttaaattattTGAAGTGGAAAGACATATTTCCAATCAGGATCCCCCCCCCCTGCCCCCAGTTCTTTTGAGGTGGTCAGATTCACCTTTATCTGGACACCTTCTGCTGCAGCCTCTATaaagggcatggaagaaggaagctgtctCTCGGGTAGCTCTTGCAAGCAAGTttatttcttcactggcattagagcctacttctttgggattctggaaTATACTAACGACCAGCTGAGGCATctagcctcatggactgaacaactactgggtTCTTTAGCCTTCTGTGCATAGGAGCCATTGTTGGATTATTAgcccacagcctgtaagccattctaataaatctctctctctcacacacacacgtacgtcaTATACATTCTACAAGATCTTTTACTCTAGAGAACTCTAATATAATTTGTATGTCTAATATGGATTCAACTATAGGCAGGGAAGTTCTCCAGAAAAAGTATTCTTTTTATTCTCATAGGGattaaatggaagaaaacaaaaagaattcagtaaaatatttcagtacaaaGTTTTTTATTGACACtgtaagaaacatttttatttatttatttttgtttattttttttctttgttacaaAAGGACTAAGTGGTTCTGAAAGCCAAGGCAGAGTTCATGTGTCTGGGTTGCCATTCCCGTGGCCTATGAGCACTGAGCAGCCACAGGCTTTTCCGAGGAAGGCCCAAGGCCGTCACATACCAACTCTACACCTACGGTACTtgaatatatttacatgtgtTGTTCTTTAAAAAGGattacacattttcttctttaaaaatctaaaaaaaggtGGAGAAAAGAAACATAGTTTATCTTACACATTTGCAGGATATACAAGGGTAACTTGTCAGAGGAGAACATCCTCCTATCGGCTTCAAACAACACAGGAAATCAGTCACACGACAGTTCAGACCGCTACAATCCTGGGCTCGCTTCTTGTTAACACTGTCTGGACATGCAGCCTTGTAGTGCTGACTGGACGACAACAACTGGTCCTTCTCATTGAcaagagaaacataaaataagGCACATACATCGTAAGAATCAAAACCCATGGCTCAGGACAAGCCAACATGTGAGAAGCAGGGAAGTGAGTTATTTAATTCTTTAGAAAAaggcatgaaaaacaaaaaccttttaaCACAGACACTAAACGAGAGTACCATGTATGAGCCTGTACTTTCActaaaaagcaaagaagacaCTAGCATCATCAACGTTGTCTCTTCTCCATGCAACAGCCAAAGAGCAGAAAGAGGTTGCAGACTGTGAGCAGGATTTGGACAGGAAATGCCATGCCTGCAGAGATCTCATGGCCCACAGGATAGTTTGAGTGACCAAATGACCTTTCTTGGACTGGACTATCATGACAGATTATCTTGGGACAGAATACgttctaccaccaccaccccctatTTTGAACCTGTATCCTTCTAAAATTTTCATATTGAGAAAAGTCTGATAGAGTAGAAACACTGGTTCTACAAATCTAAAGGCAACAGCTTAGAAAATAAGGGCGAAAAcgaataattaaagaaagaagaaataaaagaggagAACCAGAAGGGGAGGTAGCAGCGGTGCTGGTCCTATGTGCTGCCTATCCCTCTAGGAAGGGCAGTCAATGTGGAAACCAGGACGCTTGAGACTTCAAGGTCACTTGCAAGGATTCCACCTAGGCTCCTCTAGAGGAGGCAAGGGTGTGACAGGAATCAGGCAGGCTCCCTCTCCTTGCTGAGCAAGGAGGAGAATCCCGAGCCTCCTTTTCTGAAACTAAAAGTAATAAAGGGACTAGGCCAAATTTATCGATAAGGCAAGCCAGGTAAGACCCAGACCAGAAAGTTTTGACCAGACACAGAAATTCAAGGACTCCCTTAGTAGTTCTGGGAGGAGAAAACGACCTGCTAGAGAAACAGAGAGGCCTTGCTTTGCACCCCAGAACCCAGACCAGCAGTTCCCTCTGGCCTATGGTCTCCTTTGATTTACAAGAAGTCTCCTGGGAGAGGCCTGAAGAGTGTATAGATTGTTTTACTGGACCTGGGGACatccaacagaaagcaaactgagcagctTAGCACTGAGTCCTAACCGAAAAAGCTTCCTCCCTGTTGGAATCTGCGCTCCAGTGAGAAGACAGGCATGGGTAAAATTGGCTGGTGGGAACATTCTTCCTAGTCCCTAACACTTCCTTGGCTTTCATCTTTCTACTCCTAACTTTAATGTAGGATTTAAGAGGAAAGCCACACAACTGTGTCAAGAATCACTTGAGGAAAATTCAGTGTTGGGGCTGATGGGTTGACATTTCTTTTGTATGTAGATGATTATCTACATAGTTTTAAAGCAATATGCTGGATAATCCGTGtgctctgtgtgcacacacagtatgACTTTATGTGTCAGCTGCAAGTGAGGAGTGGCTGCACTGGGTAAATGTTTAAAATCTTCATCCACGGTAAGGACTAATGGTGTTTGGAATCCACATGACTACTAAATATCATCTTTCATGCTCTCCAATGCTAAAAATGGCTAAAGCAATTTATTCCCAATGTCAATGGATATGACTTTTGCCTTTTACAACTAAGTTTTACACATCTTTTAAAATAGGGCACTTAGAATAGATATACTCCCTTGTGATAGTGAAATTAATAAATGGTAATGATACATCCAGTCGTGGGGTGCTTACATACCTACTTAGAGCTACGTATAATCAATTCTCAGTTATCTATGATAATGAAGACAACGGTGGGACCAATAGTCAATTATAGCAAGTCCACAAAACAGTTCTCAAGCTAATTCTACCCAATTGTTTCAATCTATAATTGGCCTAACTTCTTACTAAGAGCTAAAAGAGTGGCTGTCTGCACATCCACGCCTGTCCACTCTCTCCCGGCAGTGCTAAATAATGCTGGATATTATAAAGGTCAAGGGGACGCAAAGGAGGTGACTGAGAACTGACCACATAGACATATGCACGGGATGCACACTTACAGAAGAATTGAACCCTCGAAAACTCTTTGAATGAAATGCAAACTATTTCATTTGTAGGATCCCCAAAATTTCCATTTTTGTGCAGCTGTTAAAAGTATGCCCTGAATTGAATCAAGGTGGGGAACACATAAAAACCTGCTGTTCATACTAACTATAGAGCACCCACAATCTTCAAACCCACCACTCATTCAATTCTTGTACTCAGTGTGGgagctaaacacacacatatatgcatgtgtgcgtgcacacgtacgaacacacaaacacacacacacacacacacacacacacacacacacacacacacacaagcaagccaCTGAGTATTGTAAAGGAAAACTTTAAAAGAGTGAACCTGCAACCCCCTGGTCACAGGCACATCACTTCTAGTTCCTGGGGTAGCAGAGAAGCAGGCCAGATCTTTGAATTTGAAGACTTCTCTTCTAGAAGaacatgcacatcacacattTACATGGGTTCACTCGAAAGAGGGCAGGCTTACAGgtttaaaaagaagagagggtGATTTGAATGTCACAATACTGAttcaaaactgaaatggaagacAGTTTCTCCCCTAGaataccttagggtttttttCAGAGTCCTTTTCCATAAAAGGAATATACTTGAGACACATCCCAATCAGGTGAGATGAGATTGCTAAAATACATAtagaacttagaaaaaaaaatgtccaaacagAGTCAATGAAGTCGTTCAAGTTCTACCATTTTACCTCTACTTGCGGTCCTCCTTGCCTACTGCATAACTGCAAGGAACTTGCTTTCTTCTGCTAGGGAGGTCAGCAAAGAACTCATATCCCCGATAGCCATGTTGGTGGTACCCATGGACAGGGACGGGAATGGGAGGGATGCCCGTGGTGTGGTGAGACGGGAGGAGCTGTGGGAAAGGTTCTGAATGATACTTGGGCTCAAGGCCCCTGACATTAGGCTGGTATGGTCCCCATCGTCAATGATGGCATCAAAATCGATCTGCACACCTTCTAGGTCATGACTGTCAAAGCTGTCGACTGTGCTTGTCACTTGGTTAGCACCTGGGGAAAGTAACTCCGAGTTTTCAGTGCCAGTCCCCTGGAGCAGGCAGTTGGCAtctgagagggaaaaggaagcagcTTTCCGGTCTTGCTGACTGAAGCCCACGGTTTGGTCATAGAACTGACCAGAGTAATTCTGCACATTCGAGCAGAGCTGCTGGGCCTGCCCTTGTGCCTCCATCTTGATGCTGCTCACCCTGCTTGTCTGACTCACATCGCTGAGCTGTCCTTGTTGCAGGGTGACGCTGCCCCTCGGCATTGCCGGGCGCCTGCTGCCCCCATAGCTGGCACAGGGCTGGTAGCCCCTGACCACTGCCATGCTCGATGGCTGGTTGCTGTTGTCCTGAGTCCctggcaggcagctctctgtccCTTGATAGATGTTGATATGTGAGGTAGGAGCGACCTGCCCTAGGATCTGCTGACCAGGGCGGCTGGTCCCCTGGTGCTGCATGCTGCTGCTGAGTAGCTGGTGGGCGATGTATCCCTGTCCCATCTGATCTTGGGTTTGTACGCCATTCACTGTATTGCCAGCTAATTCATTTGGTGCTGCGGACAGACCAAAATCTAGCAGACCCCCGTTCTCTTGCAAGGCGTTGCCTTTCAGCTTGGACCCTTGGATCCCCGCACCGCAGGCACCGTCTAGCACACTAGAAGCCAGTGGCTGCCTGCTGAGCTGGCTCCCATACTGCTGGGTCTTAAAGGGCTGTTCGTGGAAAGCATTTGCATTGGCGCCAGGTCCATCCCCGCCGTGGATCACAAAGTGCTCTGGGCCATTGTAGGTACTGCCGTTCTCCCCGAGGGTCTGATATCCCCCTGCTGGGCCAGACCCAGTCTTCCATGGATTCTGCGGGTGGACCACCGTATTGTTGTATAACCCGAAGGCTCGAGCCTGCTGTACGGTAGGACGCTGACCACACTTCAGCTTAGAGGACGACAGGTCAGAGCTTCCAGAACTGACCTCGTTCCACTGGATGGGCAAATCGGTTTTGCTGCCCTCAGAGCAGGGCTGCTCCAGAGCTGGGTACTGCTGGCCAACATGGCTGTCTGGCAGCCCTGGTAGGTCCAAGTCCTCTGGCCCATGGGCTACTTTGCTATCTTCAGAGATGGCACTCTGTAACTGTTGCCCATACCCTGTTTGGTTCTGGGAATTTAAATACTGTACCACGTCATCTGGCAGGAAATCTTCATCATTCAAGTTGGCATCAGCATCCATGGTCAGGGCCTCCAGGGCAACATTCTCTGTGATACTGGGAGGACAAGGAGATGCTTGGAAGTACCGGGGCTGCTGGCTGCTCTCTGGCCGGGTATAATTTTGCAGCACTAAGCCACGCTTTTCCACCGACGGAGGCAAACTTGGAGGACTGAAGCTGTTGAGGCTGCTGAAGCGTTGAACCCTGGGAAGTGACATGTTCTCGGAGACTGTCCTGACAGGGTCGCTGGCTCTCCTTACACTGTTTGCTAGCGCATCGTGAGGCAGCAGGTGACGCCGGCTGTATGCTTGGCCCCCTCCATCACTGCACCTCCGAGGAGGATGGACTGGAGGCAGGGTCACCCCTGAGTCCCTGCCTTCCCCAagcaaggccatcctggtcttcaGGCTCAGCCTTTCCATGTGGGGCAGGGGCGTAGGTGGTGGACCGCCAGTGGCTGCAGCGTATTTGGCCTTGAGGCGGTACTGCTGCACAGGCGTGAGGCTGAGCAGACTGGGCAGTCCATCACCCTGGCTGGCCTCGCTGGACCTCCGTGAGGCATCTGTGGAGATAGGGTCGTAAGAGTCAGCCACACTCACGTTCTGGGGTCGCCCTTCAGCCTGTGATGCCTCACTGGACCTGCGGCTGGAAAAGCAGGGGGAGATGCCCGAGGATCTGCGGCTGCTCAGGTAGGCAGAGCTGATGGTGCTGGTGTTGCTGTCTCTCCTGTTGAGTGTGTTCAGCACCGTGAAGTCTACACCAGACAGGTCACTTCTGCTCGGGAGAAGGGTCCCAGGCCCACCCGAACTATAGTTGTTATTGGACTGTGTGCCTGGAGGGAGGTacaaagggaggagaggaaaagagacgTACAGTTAAGAATGTCTTAAATCAGGTGCGACATTTCCCCCAAGCATTCGACTAGCTTGTATTTCCTTGAACTGGGCAAACAGATCAAATTCTCTTGGCTTTATGTTTTGGAAACTAGAGTTGGGCACTAACCACAAATACACTTattgctgagttttttttttcttgtcccgCTGGAATTCGGATAGTTACAATTTCTCCATCAAAATCTGAGTCCAGCGGGGTGGTtgaggtacatgcctttaatcccaccactcgggaggcagaggcaggctggtctacagagcaagttccagggcaggatctatgtgagttcgaggccagcctggtctacagagcaagttccaggccaggctccaaagccacacagggaaaccctgtcttgaaaaacaaaacaaaacaaaaaaacccaaaaaacaaaaacaacagcaacaacccccccccccaaaaaaaacaaaaaaaacttttacatttttaattccaGTATTATTCTGTTATTATTTCCAAAATATGAACCACCCAGCAAAGCAATGTAAATGGTTCAACATTAATACAGATAGGATCTAGCGTAAGTTTAGGATCTGTGAAGAAAGTAACACATATAAAACTAAGGGTTCCAGGTCCTCTTGGCATGTGCTGGCCACACATAAAGGAAAAGAACCATGTCATGCGGACAGACACGTGGCCTAAGGTGGAACTTACCATTTCCTATAAGAGGAGACACCGCAGGGGCTTTGGAAGGTAGAATAGGGTTCAGTCTTGGAAACATTCCATTCACTTGTTTTAGCCTTTCAAGTTTGATGTGCTCCATCCATTTGGTCCCTGCCGGGTTTCTCCTGGCTTGCAAAGCAAGGGCTGTGGTTGCCGTGGAAATGGTCGAGTCCATGATTGGGGTTTCATCAATGGCACTGAGGTCGGCTACACTACCTCCATCCGTCAGAGGAAGCTCGAGCCCACTGTTGGAATAGTTGCTGATGGGGGACTGTTGGCTGCTGCATGAAGACTGACCACCAGGGCTTGGCTGAGATGTCTATGGGGTCAAGGAAGAAGGAACAACATGATATCAGGAAGGGTAGAGGAAAGGAAGccaaaatgacagctcatgcaaGTCAAGACCTCCATGTTATCAGTGGgttaaatgagaagaaaaaattatGTGCTGGTGGATGAAGTAGCCTTTGGGCCAAGATGATAATGGCCCACCAGGCTGATGCACAAGGGAGGTGATGGATGGTAGAAGATGCTAGATGTGATGTGATCATGGTTATCAGCCATGGGATCCTGTTCCAAATGTCAACTGTGCAGACATATTTCCTCATTTTCAACTCTATCTCCGGGACAGTATATTTGGGCAAATTTCATCACCACCCACCACAGCAGTTTCTTTAGTAGATAATGGAGCCAATTATTAAGGGCTGTTACTGGAAATTAATGTAAATCTCAGAGAGCACCTAAGCATAAAGACCTGATAACGTTAAAGATGAGGTCAGAGGCTTTAGTATTTATTGTTTCAACGGGGTTTCATCACACATACAGAGGATGCTCCATAGGGCACATTATCTCCTTCCAACAAGGGTCCATCTAGGCTCTTCAGAGTGGGTTTTCAAATTATTCTATCTTTTTCCTCCCTGCCATATTCTCCTGATATTATAGACCTTCAGGCAGGGCTTGGTCAAGGCAGCTGTAATAAGTAAATCATCAATCACTGTGCTTCTGTCATgctcagaagggaagaaaggctgCAATGGATAGTGGTCCTGAGTTTATATAATGATTTTACTGATTCCTCTCTTAGTGTGTTCTCCAAATCCTAACCAAGTGGACACTGAAAGGAAATTATGTAACTATTCGAAAC from Microtus pennsylvanicus isolate mMicPen1 chromosome 4, mMicPen1.hap1, whole genome shotgun sequence includes these protein-coding regions:
- the Gli3 gene encoding transcriptional activator GLI3, yielding MEAQSHSSTTTERKKAENAIGKCSTRTDVSEKAVASSTTSNEDESPGQIYHRERRNAITMQPQNVQGLSKISEEPSTSSDERASLIKKEIHGSLPHLAEPSLPYRGTVFAMDPRNGYMEPHYHPPHLFPAFHPPVPIDARHHEGRYHYDPSPIPPLHVPSALSSSPTYPDLPFIRISPHRNPTAASESPFSPPHPYINPYMDYIRSLHSSPSLSMISAARGLSPTDAPHAGVSPAEYYHQMALLTGQRSPYADILPSAATAGAGAIHMEYLHAMDSTRFPSPRLSARPSRKRTLSISPLSDHSFDLQTMIRTSPNSLVTILNNSRSSSSASGSYGHLSASAISPALSFTYPSAPVSLHMHQQILSRQQSLGSAFGHSPPLIHPAPTFPTQRPIPGIPTVLNPVQVSSGPSESSQNKPTSESAVSSTGDPMHNKRSKIKPDEDLPSPGSRGQQEQPEGTTLVKEEGDKDESKQEPEVIYETNCHWEGCTREFDTQDQLVHHINNDHIHGEKKEFVCRWLDCSREQKPFKAQYMLVVHMRRHTGEKPHKCTFEGCTKAYSRLENLKTHLRSHTGEKPYVCEHEGCNKAFSNASDRAKHQNRTHSNEKPYVCKIPGCTKRYTDPSSLRKHVKTVHGPEAHVTKKQRGDMHPRPPPPRDSGSHSQSRSPGRPTQGAFGEQKELSNTTSKREECLQVKTVKAEKPMTSQPSPGGQSSCSSQQSPISNYSNSGLELPLTDGGSVADLSAIDETPIMDSTISTATTALALQARRNPAGTKWMEHIKLERLKQVNGMFPRLNPILPSKAPAVSPLIGNGTQSNNNYSSGGPGTLLPSRSDLSGVDFTVLNTLNRRDSNTSTISSAYLSSRRSSGISPCFSSRRSSEASQAEGRPQNVSVADSYDPISTDASRRSSEASQGDGLPSLLSLTPVQQYRLKAKYAAATGGPPPTPLPHMERLSLKTRMALLGEGRDSGVTLPPVHPPRRCSDGGGQAYSRRHLLPHDALANSVRRASDPVRTVSENMSLPRVQRFSSLNSFSPPSLPPSVEKRGLVLQNYTRPESSQQPRYFQASPCPPSITENVALEALTMDADANLNDEDFLPDDVVQYLNSQNQTGYGQQLQSAISEDSKVAHGPEDLDLPGLPDSHVGQQYPALEQPCSEGSKTDLPIQWNEVSSGSSDLSSSKLKCGQRPTVQQARAFGLYNNTVVHPQNPWKTGSGPAGGYQTLGENGSTYNGPEHFVIHGGDGPGANANAFHEQPFKTQQYGSQLSRQPLASSVLDGACGAGIQGSKLKGNALQENGGLLDFGLSAAPNELAGNTVNGVQTQDQMGQGYIAHQLLSSSMQHQGTSRPGQQILGQVAPTSHINIYQGTESCLPGTQDNSNQPSSMAVVRGYQPCASYGGSRRPAMPRGSVTLQQGQLSDVSQTSRVSSIKMEAQGQAQQLCSNVQNYSGQFYDQTVGFSQQDRKAASFSLSDANCLLQGTGTENSELLSPGANQVTSTVDSFDSHDLEGVQIDFDAIIDDGDHTSLMSGALSPSIIQNLSHSSSRLTTPRASLPFPSLSMGTTNMAIGDMSSLLTSLAEESKFLAVMQ